The Xanthocytophaga agilis genome window below encodes:
- the uvrC gene encoding excinuclease ABC subunit UvrC, with protein sequence MTVLKEQISKLPDTPGVYRYFDVDNELIYVGKAKNLKNRVSSYFNKSANHDQKTRRMVSQIDRLEFTVVNSEFDALLLENSLIKQYQPKYNILLRDDKTYPYLCITNEPFPKLIPTRHLDRSLGTYFGPYASVKTMHTLLEFLRKLYTIRTCNLNLTQKNIEAKKFKVCLEYHIGNCKGPCEGLVSREEYDKNIDQVKNILKGHLTPAIQHFKEQMQEAAMELAFERAQEYKEKLSLLEGFQSKSLIVNPNISNIDVFTIASDEKNAYVNYMQIVDGSIIHTKNALVQKKLDESEADILSHIILGLREEHQSESKEIITNTSLDIELSGISWTIPQIGDKKKLVDLSLKNALYFKRDLTQKKEQKGEVLAEKGKRALVKLQQDLQLKVLPTHIECFDNSNFQGTNPVSAMVCFKNGVPSKKDYRHYKVKTVEGPDDFATMHEVVTRRYTRLLNESSPLPSLIVIDGGKGQLGAATQALKELGIYGQIPIIGIAKRLEEIYFPGDEIPIHIDKKSESLKLIQRIRDEAHRFGITFHRDLRSKNTMTTQLFDIPGIGPETANKLLTLFKSVKKLREATMEELTEAVGKSKAQKVRDFFEGER encoded by the coding sequence GTGACAGTCTTGAAAGAACAAATCAGTAAATTACCAGATACACCAGGGGTTTATCGTTATTTTGATGTAGATAATGAATTGATCTATGTGGGCAAAGCGAAAAACCTAAAAAACCGGGTATCCAGTTACTTTAACAAATCAGCCAATCATGATCAGAAGACCCGAAGAATGGTATCTCAGATTGATCGGCTGGAATTCACTGTCGTCAATTCTGAATTTGATGCATTATTGCTTGAAAATAGTCTTATCAAACAATATCAGCCTAAGTATAATATCTTACTTCGTGATGATAAGACGTATCCTTATTTGTGTATTACGAATGAGCCTTTCCCAAAACTTATACCCACTCGCCATCTGGATAGATCGTTAGGTACATACTTTGGACCCTATGCAAGTGTAAAAACCATGCATACCTTGTTGGAATTTCTACGTAAGCTATATACAATACGTACCTGTAACCTGAATTTAACTCAGAAAAATATTGAAGCAAAAAAATTCAAGGTTTGCCTGGAATATCATATTGGGAATTGCAAAGGTCCATGTGAGGGCTTGGTAAGCAGAGAGGAATATGACAAAAACATAGATCAGGTAAAAAATATCCTTAAGGGACATCTGACTCCTGCAATACAACACTTTAAAGAACAAATGCAGGAAGCAGCAATGGAACTGGCTTTCGAAAGAGCGCAGGAATACAAAGAGAAACTATCTTTATTGGAAGGCTTTCAAAGCAAATCGCTGATTGTTAACCCGAATATTTCAAACATAGACGTTTTCACAATTGCTTCGGATGAGAAAAATGCCTATGTGAATTATATGCAGATAGTAGATGGCTCCATTATACATACGAAGAATGCTCTTGTCCAGAAAAAACTGGATGAATCAGAAGCCGACATACTTTCACATATTATTCTAGGGCTACGTGAAGAGCACCAAAGTGAATCAAAAGAGATTATTACTAACACTTCTCTGGACATCGAATTATCAGGTATATCCTGGACAATTCCTCAGATTGGCGACAAGAAGAAATTGGTAGATCTTTCATTAAAAAACGCATTATACTTTAAAAGAGATCTTACCCAGAAGAAGGAACAAAAAGGAGAAGTATTGGCAGAAAAAGGAAAAAGGGCTCTGGTAAAACTCCAGCAAGATCTACAGTTAAAAGTCTTACCTACTCATATAGAGTGCTTCGATAACTCTAACTTTCAAGGGACTAATCCTGTCTCTGCCATGGTCTGCTTTAAAAATGGCGTTCCATCCAAAAAAGATTATCGTCATTATAAAGTCAAAACTGTTGAAGGTCCTGATGATTTTGCTACCATGCATGAGGTAGTCACCCGACGTTACACTCGATTATTGAATGAAAGTTCCCCCCTTCCCTCTTTAATTGTCATAGATGGAGGAAAAGGTCAGTTAGGAGCAGCTACGCAGGCACTAAAAGAGCTGGGTATTTACGGACAAATCCCAATAATTGGCATAGCCAAACGATTGGAAGAGATCTATTTTCCAGGAGATGAAATTCCTATTCATATTGATAAAAAGTCAGAATCATTAAAACTGATTCAACGCATACGTGATGAGGCCCACCGCTTTGGGATTACTTTCCACAGAGATTTGCGTAGTAAGAATACGATGACTACTCAGTTATTCGACATTCCAGGCATAGGACCAGAAACAGCCAATAAGCTTCTGACATTATTTAAATCTGTCAAAAAACTCCGGGAAGCTACAATGGAAGAATTAACTGAGGCTGTGGGTAAATCAAAAGCACAAAAAGTAAGAGACTTCTTTGAAGGAGAAAGATAA
- a CDS encoding penicillin-binding protein 1A, with the protein MIVFERGTYRLFIRIVWISFVAFWALLLFYIFAVSVDLFGMFGPMPDLKTLENPKNELASEVYSADGILLGKYFVSNRSPIEYEDISPNLINALVATEDVRFERHSGIDFKGTFAIISSIITFDPRGSSTISQQLAKNLYKTRGEGSEGSLYSMRPLRLLIIKTKEWMTAIKIERSYTKREIITMYLNTVDFGSNAYGIKTASQTFFRKKPAELTIPESAVLVGLLKSTTAYNPKRNPDRAKIRRNTVMQQMVKYSYLTEIDYEKFKEQPIEKMIENYTVENHSKGLATYFRSVLQRELQRWCRENGYDIYRDGLKIYTTIDSRMQAHAEEAVAQWMKQLQVKFNTHWKGKNPWVDENRKEIANFIENAAKGTPHFRELQQAGIDADEIWQEMNKPVPMRIFSWQGEKDTVMSPMDSIRYYKRFLQTGLLSMVPATGEIKAWVGGLDFKYFQYDHVKQGRRQPGSSFKPIVYATALDNGYTPCYTVVDAPITFAEDVGGKPWTPNNSDGPPSGRQFTLRQAMGRSINTISAYLVKNLGPQKVVDYAKRLGITSPLEAVPSIALGTQDVSIYELLGVYSTFVNSGIWNEPKYITRIEDKNGNVIWEPVPRNVEVLSEETAYLMTYMLQGAVQERGGTAQGLHRYKIWKDYPEVGAKTGTTQNHSDGWFMGVMPNLATGIWIGGDDRSIHFRDRTGEGGKMSLPLWGMYMEKVVNDPQLDFKPGKFKKPATLSVSLDCSAYQITSATDSIKDKTYQAPSAKDLENEGFE; encoded by the coding sequence ATGATTGTTTTTGAACGTGGTACATACCGCCTGTTTATCCGTATTGTATGGATAAGTTTTGTTGCATTCTGGGCTTTGCTTTTATTTTACATCTTTGCAGTCTCAGTTGACCTGTTTGGGATGTTTGGTCCTATGCCGGACTTAAAAACGCTGGAGAACCCTAAAAATGAGCTCGCATCTGAAGTATACTCAGCAGATGGAATCTTGCTGGGAAAATATTTTGTATCTAACCGATCTCCTATTGAGTATGAAGATATCTCACCTAATCTGATTAATGCGCTTGTAGCCACAGAAGATGTACGTTTTGAACGTCACTCTGGCATCGACTTTAAAGGTACATTTGCGATTATTAGTTCTATTATTACGTTTGATCCCAGAGGCTCCAGTACAATCTCACAACAATTAGCCAAAAACCTGTATAAAACTCGTGGAGAAGGAAGTGAAGGAAGTTTGTATTCAATGCGTCCACTCCGGTTGCTGATTATTAAAACCAAAGAATGGATGACTGCGATTAAAATAGAGCGCAGTTATACCAAGCGGGAGATCATTACCATGTATCTGAACACCGTTGATTTCGGTAGTAATGCCTATGGTATCAAAACAGCTTCTCAAACATTCTTTCGGAAGAAGCCTGCAGAACTGACAATACCAGAATCTGCTGTACTGGTAGGCCTATTAAAATCAACAACTGCTTATAATCCCAAGCGGAATCCGGATCGTGCTAAAATACGTCGGAATACTGTTATGCAGCAGATGGTAAAATATAGTTATCTGACAGAAATAGATTATGAAAAATTTAAGGAGCAACCCATCGAGAAGATGATTGAAAACTATACAGTTGAGAATCATAGTAAGGGGTTAGCAACGTATTTCCGGTCAGTATTACAGCGAGAGCTACAAAGATGGTGTCGTGAGAATGGCTATGATATTTACAGAGATGGATTAAAAATATATACGACTATTGACTCCCGTATGCAGGCTCATGCAGAAGAAGCGGTAGCTCAATGGATGAAACAGTTGCAGGTCAAATTTAATACACATTGGAAAGGCAAAAATCCCTGGGTTGATGAGAATCGCAAGGAGATAGCAAACTTTATTGAGAACGCAGCAAAGGGAACTCCTCACTTTAGAGAATTACAACAAGCAGGAATTGATGCTGATGAAATCTGGCAGGAGATGAACAAGCCCGTGCCTATGCGGATCTTCAGCTGGCAGGGCGAAAAGGACACCGTTATGAGTCCTATGGATTCTATACGCTACTATAAACGATTTCTGCAAACAGGGTTACTTTCAATGGTGCCAGCAACCGGAGAAATCAAAGCATGGGTTGGAGGATTAGATTTTAAATATTTTCAGTATGATCACGTTAAACAGGGGCGTCGCCAGCCAGGTTCATCCTTTAAACCTATTGTTTATGCAACAGCCCTTGACAATGGTTATACACCCTGCTATACAGTGGTAGATGCACCCATCACATTTGCAGAAGATGTAGGAGGTAAACCCTGGACACCCAATAACTCCGATGGTCCTCCCAGTGGCCGCCAGTTTACTCTCCGTCAGGCTATGGGACGTTCCATTAATACCATTTCTGCGTATCTGGTAAAGAATCTTGGACCTCAGAAAGTAGTAGACTATGCAAAACGACTAGGCATCACTAGTCCATTAGAAGCAGTTCCTTCCATTGCCTTAGGTACTCAGGATGTATCTATCTATGAATTATTAGGTGTGTATTCAACATTTGTGAATAGTGGCATCTGGAATGAACCCAAATATATTACCAGAATTGAAGATAAAAACGGCAATGTGATATGGGAACCTGTACCTCGTAATGTAGAAGTTTTGAGTGAAGAAACAGCCTATCTGATGACATATATGCTTCAAGGAGCAGTACAGGAAAGAGGAGGAACAGCACAGGGCCTGCATCGTTATAAAATATGGAAAGACTATCCGGAAGTTGGTGCGAAGACAGGTACTACTCAGAATCACTCTGATGGATGGTTTATGGGGGTTATGCCTAATCTGGCAACAGGTATCTGGATTGGAGGAGATGACCGAAGTATACACTTTAGAGATCGTACAGGGGAGGGAGGAAAAATGTCCCTGCCATTATGGGGTATGTATATGGAAAAAGTTGTCAATGATCCTCAACTTGATTTTAAACCAGGCAAGTTTAAAAAGCCAGCTACTCTCTCTGTATCATTAGACTGCTCAGCATACCAAATCACTTCGGCAACAGATTCAATCAAAGATAAGACATATCAGGCCCCTTCCGCTAAAGATCTTGAGAATGAAGGCTTTGAATAG
- a CDS encoding tetratricopeptide repeat protein → MQLTYALLKCKRAIYPLCFCLLGSLAFSACSQYSKGPVSVAYHDLNSHYNAYFLANERLTEAEKVLFSTRKDDYNEMLAVLIAHDTVRAGAVKTQTTYAIEKASLPVQYHKNSNWLDDCYFQLARARFLQADFENAIQTYKYVNSESKDDALRQRAMIGLLRSFTELKNYDYASAVINRLRKDKLSKHDLVDFYEARASYHQVRQEYDQTLAVLKQTVKRMRASERRARMYYIIGQLYQRNNRSKDAYANFERVMKSNASYELALQAQLQMIQMYAGKDEKKLLKQFNRLLHDEKNKEYQGRILYAIGMYEYRKDRLDKAIDYFKQSSQAKGTDNRQKALAFLKLAEIYYEKQQNYQAAKNYYDSTFNAGLPKSTPDYDVIAKRHKVLDDFVRHYTIIQTEDSLQRIVKMDEATRDKFFDEVIDKQEKQEQEAEDKKNSEIAREVGAIFDNLDIEKQSVNNTNDVNWYFSNPTAVAQGRTSFIRKWGNRKLEDNWRRAQKDAAIAEEQPIQDSNDSQPAVAEKPKKPTREEQKKNMLAKLPMAPEDIEKSNQKIEEAYYELGKILDKELLEKKNAIKDYETLLERFPSTEHAAEVLYAMFLIYQELGDEQQNAVKNRLITQYPTTLYAKLVSNPNYTRDENLADIQADRAFQEAYQLYEAQNFAEADQLVQSGLQQYAGTLNEQRFKVLQIKIVGKTQGLEAYRKALQDFVTAYPQSKLLPYVQNLLQKTDELGKSSGNK, encoded by the coding sequence ATGCAGCTTACATATGCTCTGCTCAAATGCAAAAGAGCTATATATCCGTTATGTTTTTGTCTTTTGGGAAGTTTAGCATTCTCAGCCTGTTCTCAATATAGCAAGGGTCCGGTTAGTGTAGCCTATCATGATCTGAATTCTCATTACAATGCCTATTTCCTCGCAAATGAAAGACTTACTGAAGCAGAAAAAGTATTATTCAGCACAAGAAAAGACGATTACAATGAAATGTTGGCAGTATTAATCGCACATGATACTGTACGAGCTGGAGCTGTAAAAACTCAGACAACCTATGCTATAGAGAAAGCTTCTCTTCCTGTACAATACCATAAAAATAGCAATTGGCTGGATGATTGTTATTTTCAACTGGCACGCGCCAGATTCCTGCAAGCAGATTTTGAAAATGCGATACAGACTTACAAATATGTAAATAGTGAGAGTAAAGATGACGCACTACGTCAACGGGCAATGATAGGACTTCTACGTTCCTTTACAGAACTAAAAAACTATGACTATGCCTCAGCCGTTATTAACCGTCTTCGTAAGGATAAATTATCGAAACATGACCTGGTTGACTTTTACGAAGCCAGGGCGTCCTATCATCAGGTGCGGCAGGAATATGACCAGACTCTGGCAGTATTGAAGCAAACAGTAAAACGTATGCGTGCTAGTGAAAGACGTGCCAGGATGTATTATATTATTGGGCAGCTGTATCAGCGTAACAATCGGTCCAAAGATGCTTATGCAAACTTTGAAAGAGTGATGAAGAGCAACGCATCCTACGAGCTGGCATTACAAGCCCAGCTACAAATGATCCAGATGTATGCGGGAAAAGATGAAAAAAAATTATTGAAGCAGTTTAACAGATTGCTTCATGATGAAAAAAATAAAGAATACCAGGGTCGTATACTCTATGCAATAGGGATGTATGAATACAGGAAAGACAGACTGGATAAGGCTATTGACTATTTTAAACAATCCTCACAGGCAAAAGGTACTGATAATCGTCAAAAAGCACTTGCCTTTCTGAAACTGGCTGAGATTTACTATGAGAAACAGCAAAACTATCAGGCTGCCAAGAACTATTATGATAGTACATTCAATGCAGGTTTACCCAAAAGTACTCCTGATTATGATGTTATTGCCAAACGTCACAAAGTACTTGATGATTTTGTAAGGCATTATACCATTATTCAGACAGAAGATAGCTTGCAGCGTATTGTTAAGATGGATGAGGCTACCCGTGATAAGTTCTTTGATGAAGTTATTGACAAACAGGAAAAGCAAGAGCAGGAAGCAGAAGATAAAAAGAATTCAGAAATAGCAAGAGAAGTAGGAGCTATATTTGATAATCTTGACATTGAGAAACAATCTGTAAACAATACTAATGATGTAAACTGGTATTTCAGTAATCCAACAGCTGTTGCTCAGGGAAGAACTTCGTTTATACGGAAATGGGGTAACCGCAAGCTGGAAGATAATTGGCGAAGAGCTCAGAAGGATGCTGCTATTGCAGAAGAGCAACCAATACAGGATTCGAACGATTCTCAGCCTGCTGTTGCAGAAAAACCAAAGAAACCAACCAGAGAGGAACAGAAGAAGAATATGCTGGCTAAACTGCCGATGGCTCCTGAAGATATTGAAAAATCCAATCAGAAAATAGAAGAAGCTTATTACGAACTGGGTAAGATCCTCGATAAGGAATTATTGGAGAAAAAAAATGCGATTAAGGATTATGAAACCCTATTGGAAAGATTCCCATCAACAGAACATGCAGCTGAAGTTTTGTATGCCATGTTTCTGATATATCAGGAATTAGGTGACGAACAACAAAATGCTGTTAAAAACCGATTAATTACTCAATATCCTACTACACTGTATGCAAAACTGGTAAGCAATCCTAACTATACCCGAGATGAGAATCTGGCCGATATACAAGCAGACAGAGCATTCCAGGAAGCTTATCAGTTATATGAAGCACAAAATTTTGCTGAAGCTGATCAGTTGGTACAAAGTGGATTGCAACAATATGCAGGCACACTAAATGAACAACGATTCAAAGTTTTACAGATTAAGATTGTTGGTAAAACGCAGGGATTGGAAGCTTATCGGAAAGCACTTCAAGACTTTGTGACTGCTTACCCACAAAGCAAATTATTGCCTTATGTTCAGAATTTGCTTCAGAAAACTGACGAACTGGGTAAAAGTTCTGGCAATAAATAA
- a CDS encoding M23 family metallopeptidase produces MKANSTLWTRLTERYLLVIRNEDNFAEKTSFNFTYAKLLVITTAILIVLFLASIFVSNFLVTKWLNPPTKEAQTTRRLIELSATVDSLQNAIVARDEYLLRIQKTIQGDNDFLKAGSQDTSEVSTKKTKPPVKPADLKATNPIDAEFRSEFESASKAQTAAETGSVNTDMFLFSPLRGAIISDKFNPKTNHWGVDLVSKKGEPIHSVLNGTVILASWTQDSGNIIAIQHSNQLISIYKHNSSLLKKVGDFVKAGESVAILGNSGELTSGPHLHFELWSKGNPVNPEDFIAF; encoded by the coding sequence ATGAAGGCAAATAGTACATTATGGACACGTCTAACTGAACGATATTTATTAGTTATCAGAAATGAAGATAACTTTGCTGAAAAAACTTCTTTCAATTTTACCTATGCAAAGTTACTTGTTATAACAACGGCAATTCTGATAGTTTTATTTTTAGCAAGTATTTTTGTTTCTAATTTTTTAGTAACTAAATGGTTAAATCCTCCCACAAAAGAAGCTCAGACAACCCGGCGTCTGATCGAACTTTCTGCTACTGTTGATTCTCTTCAAAATGCCATTGTGGCACGTGACGAATATTTATTACGTATACAAAAAACTATTCAGGGTGATAATGATTTTTTGAAAGCTGGTAGTCAGGATACATCTGAAGTCAGTACTAAAAAAACGAAACCTCCTGTAAAACCTGCTGATTTGAAAGCTACCAATCCGATAGATGCAGAATTCAGAAGTGAGTTTGAGAGCGCAAGCAAAGCACAGACTGCCGCAGAAACGGGAAGTGTCAATACAGATATGTTTTTATTCTCTCCTTTAAGAGGTGCTATTATTTCTGATAAATTTAATCCAAAAACTAATCACTGGGGGGTTGATCTGGTTTCCAAAAAAGGAGAGCCTATTCATTCTGTATTAAATGGAACTGTGATTCTGGCATCCTGGACCCAGGATAGTGGCAATATTATTGCTATTCAACATTCCAATCAACTGATTTCTATATATAAACATAATTCCTCTTTACTTAAAAAGGTAGGAGATTTTGTGAAAGCAGGAGAATCTGTTGCTATTCTTGGTAATAGTGGAGAACTTACCTCCGGACCACATTTGCATTTTGAACTCTGGAGTAAAGGAAATCCTGTAAATCCGGAAGATTTCATCGCGTTCTAA
- a CDS encoding polymer-forming cytoskeletal protein gives MFNRNRDTQDSIELSNASTQIMKGTTIEGNIDTYGNLRIEGKVIGNIKSKTKVALGESSYIEGNIIAQNAEIAGEVKGTVEISDILSLKSTANIVGDIITGKLIVEAGAVWNGTIKMGTASANTNNRIGDTLNEKLNEQKEPLK, from the coding sequence ATGTTTAATAGAAACCGTGATACTCAAGACTCTATTGAGCTTTCCAATGCGAGCACTCAGATCATGAAAGGTACAACCATAGAAGGAAATATTGATACCTATGGTAATTTACGTATTGAAGGGAAAGTTATAGGTAATATCAAATCAAAAACCAAAGTAGCTTTGGGTGAATCTTCTTATATTGAAGGCAACATCATCGCACAAAATGCCGAAATTGCTGGTGAAGTAAAAGGTACAGTGGAGATTTCAGATATTTTATCTTTAAAATCAACTGCCAATATTGTTGGAGATATTATTACTGGAAAACTGATTGTAGAGGCTGGCGCTGTATGGAATGGAACCATTAAAATGGGAACTGCTTCTGCCAATACCAACAATCGAATTGGAGATACATTAAATGAAAAACTCAACGAACAAAAAGAGCCCCTTAAGTGA
- a CDS encoding AtpZ/AtpI family protein, translating into MKNSTNKKSPLSDYAKYSGLAFQMMATIALGVWGGTKLDQWTGWKFPVFTVILPMIGIVGSIILLIRSLPKQ; encoded by the coding sequence ATGAAAAACTCAACGAACAAAAAGAGCCCCTTAAGTGATTACGCCAAATATTCCGGCCTGGCTTTTCAGATGATGGCTACCATTGCGCTTGGCGTATGGGGTGGTACGAAGCTGGATCAATGGACAGGCTGGAAATTTCCGGTTTTTACTGTAATTTTGCCCATGATTGGAATTGTAGGGTCTATTATACTATTAATTCGTAGTTTGCCTAAGCAATAA
- the atpB gene encoding F0F1 ATP synthase subunit A, with product MSYAQEHAASGHEEETFKIGEMIEHHVVDSHEWHFATVGHTHITLPLPVILYIPGQGVEVFSSSRFHSEGFKDEGEKQEHTYKGFYIDELDGHLKNTDASLKFYDLSITKNVASLFLSAVLLIFVFTSIASAYKKRSGQAPKGMQSFFEPIVVFIRDDIAKANITGKDKHGQPMYEKFLPYLLTVFFFIWFNNLLGLLPGGANLTGNIAVTMFLAVATLVTTHIRSNKYYWGHIFAPPVPPALWVIMVPIEVIGILTKPISLMIRLFANITAGHIIILSLLGLIFIFKNALVGGVVVPFVLFLNGIELMVAILQAYVFTLLSSMYIGSAVESHESHDDLGH from the coding sequence ATGTCCTATGCGCAGGAGCATGCTGCTTCTGGTCATGAGGAAGAGACTTTCAAGATTGGTGAGATGATAGAACACCACGTGGTTGACTCTCATGAGTGGCACTTTGCAACAGTAGGTCATACACATATTACATTGCCATTGCCAGTTATTTTATATATTCCTGGTCAGGGTGTGGAAGTGTTTTCTTCTAGTCGTTTTCATAGCGAAGGTTTTAAGGACGAAGGTGAGAAACAGGAACATACCTATAAAGGTTTTTATATTGATGAATTGGATGGTCATCTGAAAAATACAGATGCCTCTCTCAAGTTTTATGACTTATCTATTACAAAGAATGTCGCTTCTCTGTTTTTGAGTGCAGTTCTTCTGATCTTTGTTTTTACAAGTATTGCTTCTGCTTATAAGAAACGTTCCGGTCAGGCTCCTAAAGGAATGCAATCATTTTTTGAGCCGATTGTAGTTTTTATCCGGGATGATATAGCAAAAGCTAATATTACAGGAAAAGACAAACATGGACAGCCTATGTATGAGAAATTCCTGCCTTACCTATTGACTGTTTTCTTCTTTATCTGGTTTAATAACTTATTAGGTTTATTACCTGGTGGTGCAAACCTTACTGGTAATATTGCTGTGACTATGTTTTTGGCTGTTGCTACTTTAGTCACAACTCATATTCGTAGTAATAAATATTATTGGGGACATATTTTTGCGCCTCCTGTTCCACCTGCTCTATGGGTTATAATGGTACCAATTGAGGTAATTGGAATTCTTACAAAGCCAATTTCTCTAATGATTCGTTTGTTTGCTAACATCACTGCTGGTCACATTATTATTCTAAGTTTGCTGGGGCTGATATTTATTTTCAAAAACGCATTGGTTGGAGGAGTTGTAGTGCCATTTGTATTGTTTTTGAATGGTATTGAATTGATGGTGGCCATTTTGCAGGCATATGTTTTTACACTGCTTTCTTCTATGTATATAGGCAGTGCGGTTGAAAGCCATGAATCCCACGACGACTTAGGACATTAA
- the atpE gene encoding ATP synthase F0 subunit C: MLLNVLLQAASEAGTAAIGAGIGAGLVALGAGLGIGRIGGSATEAIARQPEASGKIQTAMIIAAALLEGVALFGVVVCFLIATR, translated from the coding sequence ATGTTACTTAATGTTCTTCTTCAAGCTGCTAGTGAAGCTGGCACAGCTGCAATTGGTGCGGGTATTGGTGCGGGTCTTGTTGCATTAGGCGCTGGACTTGGTATTGGCCGTATTGGTGGTAGTGCTACTGAGGCTATCGCTCGTCAGCCAGAAGCATCTGGTAAAATCCAAACTGCTATGATCATTGCTGCCGCTCTTTTGGAGGGTGTTGCTCTGTTCGGTGTAGTTGTTTGTTTCTTGATTGCTACAAGATAA
- a CDS encoding F0F1 ATP synthase subunit B, producing MEFVTPGLGLIFWQFVVFICLLLILKKFAWKPITAALHEREHSIDSALKAAEEAKREMSKLKADNEKLLEEARLERDSIVKLARQTADGLIEEAKEKATTESNRIVEAARLAIQQERQAAIQDIKQQVASLSLEIAEVVLRNQLKDDAAQRALVNKLVDDAKLN from the coding sequence ATGGAATTTGTTACCCCTGGCTTAGGTCTTATTTTCTGGCAGTTTGTTGTATTTATCTGTTTGCTGCTGATCCTGAAGAAATTCGCATGGAAACCGATTACTGCTGCCTTACATGAACGCGAGCATTCTATTGACAGTGCACTGAAAGCTGCAGAAGAAGCAAAACGTGAAATGTCAAAGTTGAAAGCTGACAATGAGAAATTGTTGGAAGAAGCACGTCTGGAACGTGATTCTATTGTGAAACTTGCTCGTCAGACTGCTGATGGATTGATTGAAGAAGCTAAAGAGAAAGCAACAACAGAAAGCAATCGCATTGTTGAAGCTGCTCGTCTTGCTATTCAGCAGGAACGTCAGGCTGCCATTCAGGATATCAAACAACAGGTAGCTTCTCTGTCTCTCGAAATTGCAGAGGTAGTATTACGAAATCAACTAAAAGATGATGCTGCGCAACGGGCATTGGTAAACAAGTTGGTTGATGATGCAAAACTAAATTAA
- the atpH gene encoding ATP synthase F1 subunit delta, translated as MAESRAAHRYAKALLDLAIEKGIVEQVHTDMQLLANTCEENRNLVNLLQSPIVSHYKKFAVLRDIFKSRVSVDSFSIFEIITKKNREEILFDVAKEFHSLYNDYKGVQVAEVITTFAVDDTLRSQFKQMVTKSTGKTNVELKEKVDTGLIGGFILQIGDRQIDESVKGKINRLKQQMSKA; from the coding sequence ATGGCCGAAAGTAGAGCCGCCCATAGATACGCCAAAGCCTTGTTGGACTTAGCCATTGAAAAAGGTATAGTGGAACAAGTGCATACTGATATGCAATTGCTGGCAAATACCTGTGAAGAGAACCGTAATCTGGTTAATTTATTGCAAAGTCCTATTGTATCTCATTACAAAAAGTTTGCAGTATTAAGAGATATATTCAAAAGCCGGGTAAGTGTTGACTCTTTCTCAATATTTGAAATCATTACCAAGAAGAACCGGGAAGAGATCCTGTTTGATGTAGCAAAAGAGTTTCATTCTTTATATAATGATTATAAAGGAGTTCAGGTTGCAGAGGTTATAACTACGTTTGCCGTAGATGATACACTTCGTAGCCAATTCAAACAAATGGTCACAAAATCAACAGGTAAGACAAATGTTGAGTTGAAAGAGAAGGTAGATACCGGATTGATTGGTGGATTTATTTTGCAGATTGGAGATAGACAAATTGATGAGTCTGTAAAAGGAAAGATAAACCGATTAAAACAACAAATGTCTAAGGCATAG